A region from the Rhodamnia argentea isolate NSW1041297 chromosome 7, ASM2092103v1, whole genome shotgun sequence genome encodes:
- the LOC125315997 gene encoding uncharacterized protein LOC125315997: MKISARFVRVTSSSTELLPCSTLNLLPPLHPLLPSFAVHRETLAGEVPQRRVTLQRLPLPDSSLPPSSSSSGSDPDSLRRDDFALQLPELKNLLRVLKDKRERSCGCGGEKCGPGNVYLVGTGPGNPELLTLKAVRVIKGADLLLYDRLVSNDVLDLAGPDVRVLYVGKTAGYHSRTQEEIHELLLNFAEAGATIVRLKGGDPLVFGRGGEEMDFLQQQGIQVQVIPGKDELQSHASFRLDFIFFPTAEESIDYYNQNRCRYVKYFERVLTYFNGENQHGQSLNAILYSYNKRIVIIFAAVLLCDMEFCWQCSCVDAELINIGQKQGALQELHDLITSKRS; encoded by the exons aTGAAAATCAgc GCTCGCTTCGTCCGTGTCACCTCGTCTTCGACCGAGCTCCTCCCCTGCTCAACCCTGAATCTGCTCCCTCCACTACACCCcctcctcccctcct tcgccgttCACCGAGAAACACTCGCCGGAGAGGTACCGCAGCGACGGGTGACTCTGCAGCGACTCCCTCTGCCAGACTCCTCtctccccccctcctcctcctcctccggctcCGATCCCGACTCCCTCAGGCGGGACGACTTCGCCCTCCAGTTGCCAGAGCTGAAGAACCTGCTCCGGGTGCTCAAGGACAAGAGGGAGCGCTCCTGCGGCTGCGGCGGCGAGAAATGCGGGCCCGGGAACGTCTACTTGGTGGGGACGGGGCCGGGCAATCCCGAGTTGTTGACTCTGAAGGCGGTCAGGGTCATCAAGGGCGCCGATTTGTTGCTCTACGACCGGTTGGTGTCGAACGACGTGCTGGACTTGGCTGGCCCCGACGTGAGGGTACTCTACGTAGGGAAGACTGCCGGGTACCATAGCCGCACTCAG GAGGAGATCCATGAGTTGCTTCTCAATTTTGCGGAGGCGGGGGCTACTATTGTTAGACTCAAAGGTGGTGATCCTCTG GTATTTGGGAGAGGTGGGGAGGAGATGGACTTTCTGCAACAACAAGGCATTCAAGTACAAGTTATACCAGGTAAAGATGAGCTTCAATCACATGC GTCCTTTAGGCTTGATTTCATC TTCTTCCCCACTGCTGAGGAGTCTATTGACTACTACAACCAGAACAGATGT AGATATGTCAAGTACTTTGAACGTGTTTTGACATACTTCAATGGAGAAAACCAGCATGGGCAAAG TTTGAATGCCATATTG TACAGTTACAATAAGAGAATAGTTATCATTTTTGCTGCAGTCCTTTTATGCGACATGGAGTTTTGCTGGCAATGTTCGTGTGTGGATGCAGAGCTGATAAATATTGGGCAGAAGCAAGGTGCTCTGCAAGAACTTCACGATCTTATTACCTCAAAGAGATCTTGA
- the LOC115734744 gene encoding myb-related protein 306-like produces MGRPPCCDKIGVKKGPWTPEEDIMLVSYVQEHGPGNWRSVPTNTGLLRCSKSCRLRWTNYLRPGIKRGSFTNQEEKMIIHLQALLGNRWAAIASYLPQRTDNDIKNYWNTHLKKKLKKLQDQASPDEDDCNHHQQGFTTSSNSIPKGQWERKLQTDIHMAKRALYEALSLDNQESFSNEATTALGDGDDICNRPPHQESSYAWSTKNIARLLEGWMKSSPKPGKTKAETAACFSNVSNKMAATAGSSTSEGGVTGVATPECFDSLFSFNSSSSDASQSVSADENNVNLTPETSAIFQEESKPSLESSHNHPVPIKLIEKWLLEDGSAQGLQDDYLMSMALDEDVFFSHHLDRN; encoded by the exons ATGGGAAGACCACCGTGCTGTGACAAGATTGGAGTGAAGAAAGGGCCATGGACACCAGAAGAAGACATCATGCTGGTGTCTTACGTTCAAGAGCATGGACCTGGGAATTGGAGATCTGTTCCTACTAACACAG GTTTGCTCAGATGCAGCAAGAGCTGCAGGCTCAGATGGACTAATTACCTCCGTCCCGGTATCAAGCGCGGTAGCTTCACCAATCAAGAGGAAAAGATGATCATCCACCTTCAGGCTCTTCTTGGTAATAG GTGGGCGGCCATAGCTTCATACCTTCCTCAGAGGACTGACAATGATATCAAGAACTACTGGAACACCCacttgaagaagaagctgaagaaGCTTCAGGACCAAGCAAGTCCTGATGAAGACGACTGTAACCACCACCAACAAGGGTTCACTACATCTTCAAACTCCATTCCCAAGGGCCAGTGGGAGAGGAAGCTCCAAACCGACATTCACATGGCCAAACGAGCCCTCTATGAAGCCTTGTCATTGGACAACCAAGAAAGCTTTTCGAATGAAGCAACAACAGCACTTGGCGATGGCGACGACATTTGCAACAGACCGCCACACCAAGAATCAAGCTACGCATGGAGCACCAAGAACATCGCGAGATTGCTCGAAGGATGGATGAAGAGCTCGCCGAAACCAGGGAAGACCAAAGCGGAAACCGCTGCCTGCTTCTCAAATGTTTCTAACAAGATGGCTGCCACTGCAGGTTCGAGCACCAGCGAAGGCGGCGTTACTGGCGTGGCAACCCCAGAGTGCTTCGACTCGCTCTTTAGCTTCAACTCCTCGAGCTCCGACGCGTCTCAATCTGTGTCGGCAGACGAAAACAATGTCAATTTGACGCCGGAAACGAGCGCGATCTTCCAAGAGGAGAGCAAGCCGAGCTTGGAGAGCAGTCATAACCATCCAGTGCCAATAAAGTTGATTGAAAAATGGCTGCTTGAGGATGGTTCAGCTCAGGGACTCCAAGATGACTACCTCATGAGCATGGCATTAGATGAGGATGTCTTTTTCTCACACCACCTAGATCGAAATTAG